The Phaseolus vulgaris cultivar G19833 chromosome 10, P. vulgaris v2.0, whole genome shotgun sequence DNA window tataTCATGTACATATCATACATACCTTAAAAAACATAagtacataaattaaaatttagacatgatttaaattcaattataatttttcaatttatttcaaCCAAATATAAAAGTAAGTCGTTACAAATTTATTATGTTTCATAAATATTATTGTAAGAATCGAAAGGTCTTGTCTTTAGTTTTCATTGTTATTCATACGTTTCAGATTTTTTGGTGTTAACTCCTAATGGATCTCAATTCTTGATTTTCGGTCAGAATGTGAAGGATAACTGCAAAAGGTCATCTGACACCCAAATCAATATGCAATATTCAGTGATTGAGAATAATAAATGTGTACTTTGACTTAACattgattaatttatttatagaaatatACTAGGTCCTCATATTGATGAATCTATATTAACATGAATATCACAATTATTTCCTACATTAGTATGACATCACATAGGAATTCTCTTAAAAACCAAGTTTAGAAAATCTTTACTTTAAGATATCGATATGTTATTGACTATCAAAGTCGAGAAATTAATTAGTTGTATATCCTATAGTATTTCAGTTAAATATAGTATTAAATACTGTTTCAGctatattacaattaaaaattatttgttcaattgaattatttaaaaaaaaaactaaatttgcACACATTTATAGTGTAATTTGTATTTTCACCAGTAATAAGTAAcatctttttttcattttttcttacattttaCTGACATTTACAAATAATCTGTAAACGAAAAATTGACTGATTTTTCAAATGAGATTctaaaatccaatttttattAGGTCTGGTTATGGATATTTTTATACAAGGGCAATATAGTTTTCAAGAAAAGCAATGTTGTCTAAAACTATGAATTTACTACAAATATAATAATTGCTGCAGAATCATTTCAGAAAAGAAAAGgggaaatatatatattttattagtataCTGTGAGATATTGAAAACAGTTTCTCATAAAGATTTTCCACTTTTCACACAAACCAACAAAAAAATAGAATGCATCAACAATGGTGGTCCAATATTTACCAGTTTTAGTTAATTTGATTCTTTATATTTGTCCTCTCCTCTTTAATATTTATAGTCATataacatttattaatttaCTGATTATAATATTCACAGAAAACTCGATTATTTAcatttaactattattattattatcattttcatatataaaattttaattcattattttatttttcaattgaacaTGGAAAGAAAGACATAAATGATTGTAAATagattagaaagaaaaaaaaacagaacacaTCTAGAAGAAGTCAAGTGAAGAGACGATTGTGCTTTCCCACGAACACGACGCGATTAGAATGCAACATTGTGCAATAATATGAAAAGTTGAAAGATGCATGTTTCAACTTCATCCCTTGTTATAAGGGCACACTCACTCACTCATCTCCATTTTCACTTCTCCTTTCTCGGATCTCTCTCACACcctttctctcttttctccttCTCATTCGCTTTCCCTTCACAAGGTACTGTTTTTCGCTCTTCCTACACTTTCCACACGCTCTGTTTCATTTTCTGCCATTTTTGTTCTGAAGCATTGTTTCCCATTTTTAAGCCGTTTTAATCCACCCCGGGATCTGATCTGGCTCTTTTATCTCTCAAATTAGTATCTTTTGTGTGTTATGCACTTCAGCTCCGCTAGATTTTACATGGGTGCTTTTGCAAGCGTGTTTTTCACGTTTGTGTGATCTAATGCCAAGTGGGGTTGTGTGGATTTCCATTGCAGGTGGGAGATGGCGCAAATTCTGCTTCATGGGACTCTCCACGCCACCATCTACGAGGTTGACAAGCTCCACGCTGGTGGGGGCGGCAATTTCTTCACCAAGGTGTGTGTTTTAGGCCTACTTGGATCTTGTTGAATCTGGTGGTTTACTTGTTGATTTTGGGTTGTAGTTTGTTGGATTTGAAATTGGAGCTGGTATCTGTTTCCGTTTTTGTTGAAAATTCTTAAATCGAAGCGGACCCTGCTTCCTTTGAAGGATCCGGGATTTGTTTGACTTTGATCATTTTAGAAAGTATCATGTACCAATAAATTCATAACGAAAGGAACGTTACCTGATATTGTATTGTTTGATTGTGTGAACCTCGGCTTGCAAATGATTAAATTTGTTATCTGGTTTCAACTTTTGTGACAATGATCTAGTAGTGCAAACTGTTTACAAACCTGTCTGTGTTTCTGTGACAATGATCTAGTTATGCTGGCATTTAAGAGTTTTTGTTGTTAAAGAATGAGAATGTTAATCCATGTTAGTGTTCGTAGTCAAGGTTTCTGGAAACGgatcttaatttaaattttgatatgaCTGTTTGCTCAACGTGAATCAAATTGTTGACTTTAGCTAGAATTACCTCATTCATTCATCTGGTGTTTTACTTCAGTGGCCATTAATTTTATCTTATGTAACCTTCATTACacatatgttttatttaattttaaaattgactATGCTAGAGCCTTAGTTTGGATTTTACACAGTGTAGTGACTTAACAGATTTTATACTTCCGAAAGCTGGATTGAGTCTTTTTAAGTGTGAACAAAAATATGTTGTGTTGTCTATTTAATTTTTGGCAAACCACATTGATTCAATTATGGACCTTTTCCCTTGCTCCTTCCCTTTCATTGCTTTATCACTGCAGGCATGTTATTATCATTTACTGTTCATGAGTATTTCAATTGATTTagttttgctccttttatttCCTAATCACTGTTATTGACTCTTTTAATGTTTATTCTGCTACAGCTCAAGCAAAACATTGAGGAGACTGTAGGTATTGGAAAGGGAGTTACTAAACTCTATGCAACCATTGATCTGGAGAAGGCAAGAGTAGGAAGGACTAGAATTATAGAAAATGAACATACTAATCCCAAATGGGAGGAGTCTTTTCACATTTATTGTGCCCATGTGGCTTCAGATATTATATTCACTGTGAAAGATGATAATCCCATCGGGGCAACTTTAATTGGAAGAGCATATGTTCCTGTTTCTGAGGTCTTGGATGGCCACGAAATAGATAGGTGGGTTGAAATCTTGGACACAGAGAAAAAGCCAATACAAGAGGGTTCAAAGATCCATGTGAAGCTGCAATATTTTGATGTCTCAAAAGACCGCAACTGGGCTCGAGGAATTAGAAGTCCAAAATACCCTGGAGTTCCCTATACTTTCTTCTCACAGAGGCAAGGATGTAAGGTATTTCTGTACCAAGATGCTCATGTACCTGATAACTTTGTACCTAAAATACCTCTTTCTGGAGGCAAGAATTATGAGGCTCATAGGTGTTGGGAGGATATATTTGATGCGATCACTAATGCAAAACACTTGATATACATTACTGGTTGGTCTGTTTATACGGAAATTTCCTTGGTAAGGGATTCTAGGAGGCCAAAGCCTGGGGGAGACCAAACACTCGGTGAGCTTCTCAAGAAAAAGGCAAGTGAAGGTGTTAAGGTATTGATGCTTGTTTGGGATGATAGAACATCAGTTGGTTTGTTGAAAAAGGATGGATTGATGGCTACTCATGATGAAGAAACCCAGCAGTTCTTCAGTGGCACTGATGTGCACTGTGTTTTATGCCCTCGCAATCCTGATGATGGTGGGAGCATTGTTCAAGATTTACAAATTTCTACCATGTTTACTCATCACCAGAAGATTGTGGTGGTTGACAGTGCATTGCCTGGAGGTGGAGGATCTGAGAAGCGAAGAATTGTGAGTTTTGTTGGGGGTATCGACCTCTGTGATGGAAGATATGACACTGCCTTTCACTCACTTTTCAGAACCCTAGACACAGCACACCATGATGATTTTCATCAGCCTAACTTTACTGGTGCTGCAATCACAAAAGGTGGTCCCAGGGAACCATGGCATGATATCCACTCCCGGGTCGAAGGACCCATTGCGTGGGATGTTTTGTTCAACTTTGAGCAGAGATGGAGAAAGCAAGGTGGGAAGGATTTACTTGCTCCTCTGAGAGAGCTTGAAGATGTCATTATTCCCCCATCCCCAGTAACGTTTCCTGAAGATCATGAGACCTGGAATGTTCAGCTATTTAGATCTATTGATGGTGGTGCTGCTTTTGGGTTCCCAGATACTCCTGAAGATGCTGCCAAAGCCGGACTCATTAGTGGGAAAGATAACATCATTGATCGTAGCATTCAAGATGCTTATATTCACGCTATTCGTCGTGCTAAGAATTTCATCTATATCGAAAATCAGTATTTCCTTGGAAGCTCATTTGCCTGGAGCAATACCGATATTAAGCGTGAAGACATTGGTGCATTGCATCTAATCCCAAAGGAACTTTCCCTTAAGATTGTTAGTAAGATTGAAGCTGGGGAAAGGTTCACCGTGTATGTCGTAGTCCCTATGTGGCCAGAGGGTGTCCCAGAAAGTGCATCAGTTCAGGCAATATTGGACTGGCAAAGGAGAACAATGGAGATGATGTACAAGGACATTATTCAGGCACTCAGAGCTAAGGGAAGCGAGGAAGATCCCCGAAACTACTTGACATTCTTCTGCCTTGGAAATCGAGAGGTGAAGAAGTCAGGAGAATTTGAGCCCTCCGAAAAACCAGATCCTGATTCAGATTATCAGAGAGCTCAAGAAGCCAGGCGTTTCATGATTTATGTTCATACCAAGATGATGATTGGTAAGTATGAATATCGTACTGTTATAGTTTGTGAAAAAAATCTTACAAAAGTTTCATGATATATTTTCATTCCAAGATGATGATTGGTAAGTATGAACATTGTACTGCTATAGTTTGTGAAAAAAATCTTACAAATAATGTACATTGTACATGCTTCTATCTTTTCTCACAATTATACATTTTGCCCTTTGCAGTTGATGATGAATACATAATCATTGGATCTGCCAACATCAACCAGAGGTCAATGGATGGATCCAGAGACTCTGAGATTGCCATGGGTGCTTATCAGCCATATCATTTGGCTACCCAACAGCCGGCACGTGGCCAAGTCCACGGTTTCCGCTTGTCATTGTGGTATGAGCACCTTGGCATGCTTCATGACTCCTTCCTCAAGCCAGAAAGTGAAGAATGCATTACTAAGGTGAACCAGGTTGCTGACAAATATTGGGATCTGTATTCTAGTGAGTCACTTGAGCGTGACCTTCCCGGTCACCTTCTCCGCTACCCCATTGGGGTGGCCAGTGAAGGAGATGTCACTCAGCTGCCAGGATTTGAGTTCTTCCCTGACACCAAGGCTCGCATTCTTGGTGCCAAAGCTGACTACCTCCCCCCTATCCTCACTACCTAGTCTGGTCTTGTAGTTTCTTACAAATTTGTGATTGCTTACATCCTAATGTGTGTTTTCATTACTACTTAGTAATAATCTTGTTAGTCTGTGATGTCTTGTGGAGAtgttttttctctgtttttctgaagATGTCAATGACAGATGTTAGTTATCTGGCTGGTATGGCTTTGACTGCTTTCTAATCAATGTTTCATTTCTCTCACAATGTCATTGTTGTTTTTGTACCTGCTTTTCTGGAACATTTTGTCAGTGAAAGCAAGCCATGCAAATTCAAACTACAAATATTTTAGAAGTCTTAGATACGCAATGAATCTGTTATTAGGTGGTAGTGGGAACATATTTCTCAAACTGtggaaacaagaaaaaaaatgtctgGGGTAAGCCTGCCAAAGTAGGTCCAAAACTGTGTGGTCTATCATTACACCGTATCAATTCAAatttacaaaacacaaacacaCTGATGTGAAATGTCTGTTTACTcttaatgattttaaaaattttgtcTTTCAAATATTCGTATCTGTAAgtcaaattacaaaattttgaatataCAAGTTTGGAACTAATATGTCATTTTTGAATTTTGTCATCCGGAAGCTTATTTGGATAGTATAAATGACTTTCTGAGATGCCAAGATTTGTAAGGAAATATAAATGAGTTTCAGATCTCAATCCTTAACACCATTTACAACATATCATTCTGGATATGAAAATCCAAAACTCATAAATATGATCATATggaaacttaaataaaatatgaaaatgaccttttagatatcaaaatttgacatatataaaaaatcacttttagaTTTTTGTATTCGtaagtaaaaataaatcaagacaatgttgaattttaaatattatgttGATTGCATGTCTTAAATGATATGGTTAGGATGTCATGAGTGTCTCATCTTAGTAACCATGAGAATCTTCACTGCTGAATATCATGCATGCTTCAACAAGAGGATGGCTTGTATATTGTTTATCTACAAAATTATTTGGACATTTAAGAAAAACAGACAAGTTGTTACTAGGAAATTGTCTATGTCATGTGCCAGGTTATCATACTATTTTGGTTTAAATAAGCTATGCTATATACTTTGAATGAAAGTTTGAAAGGTgtttgttgtttctctttaaCTTATAATATTGCCAACAACAAGCtttcagtaagtgatttttaTACACTTTGGTAAATAAAATAGTGTTTCGAAGACTATAATCATTAACTTTAGAATTTTTAGTTTTACTCAGTCTTCGTTTCATCTTTCAAAGTCTCaagttaataataaatttaaattagttgtTGAGCacgaaaaaatagaaaaaaaatactgtAAGAAGCTTCTTTACATTGATATGTATTAAATCATAAGTACCTTATAagttttgtattaaattaatattgtataccacatttttttaatcttaccCTTTTCTCTATCTAaaaaacacataataataataatatatttataggaAAAAAAAGAGAGTCTTTGTATCTCTctatatgtttttaaaataaataaacaataattaatgGGTAGTGGTTAAATACTCAATATTAAAAGGTTTATGGTGTGTTTTGAAAAATGTAAGTGATTTAAAGaatgtaattattaaaatagtataataaattttaattgaaacatattattattactattatattcTTAAAGAAACTGATGTATGTCATTTCTGAAGTGAAATTTCCCACAGTGATATTTATGAAATAAACAGAGtaaataattgatttatttcTTAAAGTTGGAGTTCACTTTTGTATTAatctttgaaattaaaaatattagaagaatttaaaaaaaattaaaaaataaaaattatttaagtttttcCTAGTTTCACAttgataaattaatataattgttaGATGCATCTTTTGTTGGTCAACTTGGTCAATTCTGTGGGGCTGTGGAAACGTTTCATTCAATTCAACAAAGACTGAGTAATATATAGGATTCATTGTTCTGAAATTACTTCAATAATTGTACGTTCAAAAATTATTGCATTcattgttaataataaataacatcTCTGCTTCAAATTTtgtagaagaaaaaatataattaaaaaaaataaatttagtgaaaaattgaaaatcatAAATTTGATAAATTGAAAAGTTTGCAATAACCACAAGAATATttcagattcattttcttcttcacaaaaacaacctTTTTCCACAAAAACAGTTATGAAGCAGAGTGAACATTTATTCATTTTCAACACTAAATGTTATGTATAACTATGAAATGCATTACAGGTTAATTAAATGGTTTAAATCTATaacatatgataaaaaaaatacactgaTTAAgcttatttataaatattcacAAATTTAATATATGCCACGTTTTATCAACAAATGATCTTTAATGAAATGGAAAACactgaagaagaaaaaacagagagaaaaggaaaaataatgaaaaaacttGCCATGAAAAATGTCACCCCTGTTTCGACTTGAAATACAGAATCAGAATCTACATGAAGAAACACAGGGTGATTTCTTCAGTGACAGCACGCCATTCTCTGTCCCCGATCCCTCAAAATCCCATTATACAGAGCAACTCTGTTCGCTGGAATTTCACCGTTTCTCGGATTTTCTCTTTTGCATTCGCTTGCCGATACTCTGTTTTGCCTCCCCTgttcttctctgttttcttccTTACTATCTCTTTCCACTTCCTTCACCGTCACATTTTTAGCAAATTTCACtctcttcttgttcttcttcctttcccttttcttctcctCTGTCAAAACAAAAAACGAAGTAAATACCCCACCTCACAAAATTCCCTTGACACGTTTTTTGTTTTGAGCATTCAACATAAAGGGTCATCCAAAACTTGAAAATCAGAACAATGTTTGAAAAGAATAAGATTTTATTTACCTGAGTATATGCAAGAGCGTAGAATTTGTTTGTTGGAATCTGAGGGAATTTGAAATTGTGGGGAAGATTTGTGCTTGGAAAATGCAAGGTAGAGGAGAGTGGTGGAGAAGAGCATGGCTGAGGTGAAGACGAGACCTTGAGAAATGGAAGCCATGCTTGGGAACAGAGGAAAAGGTCAGAAGTTTGGTTGTCTTTTGAGGAGAACGAGGAGCAGAGGACTTGCGTTGACCATAAAAGGAAGAGACGTATAAAACACTAAGAAAATGGTGTCTCTATTCACGAAGCTTCATTGCTGGTGCTTAAtgttaaaataaagaaaaggaaaagaaaaaaaaatcaacatcaaaagatttaatatatttttaataatagcATTGGTtgaattaatcattatatttgAGGTATTGTCTGTTTTAGATGTTTCTGATTCATagtatttttatctttaaaaaacgtctgaaagtaaagaaaataaaacgtATTTAAGAGGTCTATGCTCCATCGtgtttttgttcttaaaagacgtctgagaataaaaaaaataagacgtatttaaattatctttaacTGCAAAATTTCGACTCTTAAATAACGTATGAAACTATATATTAACCAAAACGAAACActtcatatataatataaagattaattaagttaaaataaTTGGTTAAACGAATATAAATatgttcttaattttatttaaataataagattgaaaatgaatgtgaaatttattatatatgattattattaattttaatttttaattctgGGAAATTATGTGTATATAGAATATAgttttatttacataaatatcTACTTAATTActttacaatttatttattaaataataaatgttgtcaattaataaaaagagatgataatttttaataacTTCTCTCTTCACGTATAAGTTAATTACGTAGAAAAAAGATTAAATTATGACTCTCGTGGATAATTTGACAAAAATCgtataaattttaacaaataagAATTTCACGTAATTTAGTAAAAATGGTCTGGTACTAAGGATACGATAGTATCATTAAATTTTTGCACAATAAAAATGAATTCctttatacaaatttatatattattttcaaattattatcACTGTTGTTATATAGTCAATTGGTTTAGATTAAACAAGATAATATACGTTTTAAAACTTAAGTGAAGATTTAAttaccattttttaaaaattcttatAAAATTAGACTTAACTAAATTTTAAGCATCTTAtcactttaaataattttaattaaacaaaattCGATCATGTTTGTTGTATTGAGtgtccatattttttataattttgaattgagattaataataatttgtttttggtATTAGCTAATTAGCCATGACTCTTGAATGCTTAGATGTCTTGAcgacatgaaaaaaaaaattacataattaaattttaatattttaaattaaatgtctaaatatttaatttatgtttgatttttaaaaaattttaccAAGTTATATTGTTTCATGATATTTGATTTCtgtgtatttaattttaaaaaattaaacaatgtCAGCTTTTAATAAAGATAATGAatgaagattttaaaaaattgttcttATTATTGTCCAAATTTTTAGTATTTTGTTTGAATCAAACTTTCACGTCAATTCACGACAAAATCAAACGACTTAACTAGTaatataaacattttatataattgataggacaaatttttaaaataaaaaattaattgaaaatatccaaattaaaacttaattatatgatttatttttattttttttaggtaGAGACACGTAAAACAATCACAATGCAAAATAACATTCATATAATTATGAGAGCAAAACTAAAGTTgtaaaaattcaatttaaagaTATGAAATTTTAGAATACTTTACAGgaattttttaatagaaattaaattaaaagtatcCAAATTTATGATAGacacaaaatttaattaatccTCAATTATATCTTCacacctttttatttataattaaaaaccattatatttattaaaaaataaacacatcTTATTAACGTCTTTTTAATTAATAAGTTTAATAACTTAAAAACAAAGAATACAGTATAtactatttataatttatatttcatcAATATTTTTCCTTAGTAGTAgatagaataaataaattagcattggtttatttgtatataataattatatttattaataaatactcACAATataagatattaataatatgtattgtttttatactgattatattaactaatacgtatatatatattaataattaataatttgtatatattgtattttttattttatattatgtatataattattaatcttaatttgtatattaaaataattaataataaatatgcaTTCGTTTATTAATAAGTATCAATTTTAAGTAAACTTGAATAATAGATTTGACATGCatgaaaatatttaatctatctgaaaattatgaatataaatACTTCTTTTTGATATtgtatttcttaaaataaaatttccaaGTTTTGGTAATATTTgtgaataaaaagtaaaaagaaaaagaaaaaaaaaatagatgagaAAAGTATAAATTAAGCACTTGAATTTCGTGTTTCAGTAATTGAATTCCACTAAAGTGAATAACAAAAAAGAAGAATTCTAAAAGGTTATTTTCATTGAAGCAATGAGAATAACGTTTCACCAATGAGGATCTCAATCAAAAGCCATACAATTCCAAAGCAACACAAAGTTAACGTGTTAAGTTTTCAATTGAGTTGTACTTTTCAATTGACAATGAGACCATAACTTAGTTTAAAGATGTGTTACCAagttaataagaaaacaaatataatttatggTACAGTACAACGAACAAGGTTTTGGTTTTATCAATTATCTTTGTTGGTGTCGTTCGAACTTTGGTCCTCGATCTTGGATGATGTATTTGAAAAAGATACTTTATACTGAAGTAACTATTATGAAAATAGTAATTAAGTGTAATAAATATAATGGAATGTgtaattttacattaattagtTCATATTTATAAGATCGTAGCAGACATTCGATGTTGAACCGATATTAGCATGAACTATTAGACTAATATCGATGCTAGAATAGTATTTCATATCATGATTAAGTTAATCATGTTgcattaagaaaattattttattttcttccaaTTTTACAGACCAATGTGAGAAAGGTCAATACAATGCAGACCAACCCACATTATCACTCCTAACCCCATTTATATtatctatataaaatataatatatatatatatatcatgtttccaatattaaaaattataacatatttATGCAGAAGTTAAAATATGTGacattattttcataaattatacaattatttatgattatatgcatataactaaaaaaaaaatatcctaGAGAATGAATGAGAATAATTAAAGTTGTCTCAATTTTACCGTATactaacatttttataatttataacataaaaataattatttggtATATATTATGCTAGACAATTTTTGTGTTGTTGGGACTGGATTAGTCAAAGGTCAACTAAAATAGTTTCTTCTAGATGAAGTTTCAATGTTGGGGTGACAACTACGACTTCCACAGTTCATGCCCACACCGTtctatgtatgtatatatatatatatatatatatattatcatagTAGTATATAGTATTATACATAAATTAGGTTTGAGGTAAGGGTTCaactactttattttattaatatcttCCTAAGTTATACtcaaaacatatattttatacaaattaaataaaatatattatacaatATTGTTACATGATCTTagaaacaataatttttttttcttcttcatcttttaaGCTCTCATTGATGTTTTAGGCTTTCGAGTATTGAATTGGGCTCAGTTATATGGCTTAGGCTGGTTATTGATTACTGGATGTGGTATATCGCTGAATTGCTTGGTCATGTTCAACTCTTGACTTTTAATTTTAGGATTATTTTTGAATGGAAGTATATACTTGGTGCTCCA harbors:
- the LOC137818122 gene encoding phospholipase D alpha 1 isoform X1 → MAQILLHGTLHATIYEVDKLHAGGGGNFFTKLKQNIEETVGIGKGVTKLYATIDLEKARVGRTRIIENEHTNPKWEESFHIYCAHVASDIIFTVKDDNPIGATLIGRAYVPVSEVLDGHEIDRWVEILDTEKKPIQEGSKIHVKLQYFDVSKDRNWARGIRSPKYPGVPYTFFSQRQGCKVFLYQDAHVPDNFVPKIPLSGGKNYEAHRCWEDIFDAITNAKHLIYITGWSVYTEISLVRDSRRPKPGGDQTLGELLKKKASEGVKVLMLVWDDRTSVGLLKKDGLMATHDEETQQFFSGTDVHCVLCPRNPDDGGSIVQDLQISTMFTHHQKIVVVDSALPGGGGSEKRRIVSFVGGIDLCDGRYDTAFHSLFRTLDTAHHDDFHQPNFTGAAITKGGPREPWHDIHSRVEGPIAWDVLFNFEQRWRKQGGKDLLAPLRELEDVIIPPSPVTFPEDHETWNVQLFRSIDGGAAFGFPDTPEDAAKAGLISGKDNIIDRSIQDAYIHAIRRAKNFIYIENQYFLGSSFAWSNTDIKREDIGALHLIPKELSLKIVSKIEAGERFTVYVVVPMWPEGVPESASVQAILDWQRRTMEMMYKDIIQALRAKGSEEDPRNYLTFFCLGNREVKKSGEFEPSEKPDPDSDYQRAQEARRFMIYVHTKMMIVDDEYIIIGSANINQRSMDGSRDSEIAMGAYQPYHLATQQPARGQVHGFRLSLWYEHLGMLHDSFLKPESEECITKVNQVADKYWDLYSSESLERDLPGHLLRYPIGVASEGDVTQLPGFEFFPDTKARILGAKADYLPPILTT
- the LOC137818123 gene encoding uncharacterized protein produces the protein MASISQGLVFTSAMLFSTTLLYLAFSKHKSSPQFQIPSDSNKQILRSCIYSEEKKRERKKNKKRVKFAKNVTVKEVERDSKEENREEQGRQNRVSASECKRENPRNGEIPANRVALYNGILRDRGQRMACCH
- the LOC137818122 gene encoding phospholipase D alpha 1 isoform X2, encoding MAQILLHGTLHATIYEVDKLHAGGGGNFFTKLKQNIEETVGIGKGVTKLYATIDLEKARVGRTRIIENEHTNPKWEESFHIYCAHVASDIIFTVKDDNPIGATLIGRAYVPVSEVLDGHEIDRWVEILDTEKKPIQEGSKIHVKLQYFDVSKDRNWARGIRSPKYPGVPYTFFSQRQGCKVFLYQDAHVPDNFVPKIPLSGGKNYEAHRCWEDIFDAITNAKHLIYITGWSVYTEISLVRDSRRPKPGGDQTLGELLKKKASEGVKVLMLVWDDRTSVGLLKKDGLMATHDEETQQFFSGTDVHCVLCPRNPDDGGSIVQDLQISTMFTHHQKIVVVDSALPGGGGSEKRRIVSFVGGIDLCDGRYDTAFHSLFRTLDTAHHDDFHQPNFTGAAITKGGPREPWHDIHSRVEGPIAWDVLFNFEQRWRKQGGKDLLAPLRELEDVIIPPSPVTFPEDHETWNVQLFRSIDGGAAFGFPDTPEDAAKAGLISGKDNIIDRSIQDAYIHAIRRAKNFIYIENQYFLGSSFAWSNTDIKREDIGALHLIPKELSLKIVSKIEAGERFTVYVVVPMWPEGVPESASVQAILDWQRRTMEMMYKDIIQALRAKGSEEDPRNYLTFFCLGNREVKKSGEFEPSEKPDPDSDYQRAQEARRFMIYVHTKMMIGKYEYRTVIVCEKNLTKVS